The region CCGGTGTTCTTTTACCGTTACCACCTGTTCAGCTTCCTGCTCCAGATCCTCGTCCAGCCCGGGCTCCGGGACTTCCTTGATCAGAATATCCTTGAAGGTTCCCTCCTGCGGGGACTCCTTCAGCTTATGCAGCACAAAATACGCACAGCCAAAGTTACAGTATTCGTTAATATAATCCACCATGCCTGAGATGGCTGTGTCCCGGTTCACTTTAGGGTGATTATCCCGGTAAAAGCCTTTGAGGCGCAATTGGCTGTAGCCCCAGTCGCCGATGATATAATCGTACCGGTCCAGCACTTCGCTGTATCTTCCGCGAAAAGCCTCCGGGTTCCAGCCGTCCTTATGATCGAGCATCAGCTCGTAACCTTTTCCACCTATAACGATCAAGCGTGTGTCGCCTGCCTTTCAA is a window of Paenibacillus sp. FSL H3-0469 DNA encoding:
- a CDS encoding YutD-like domain-containing protein, translating into MIVIGGKGYELMLDHKDGWNPEAFRGRYSEVLDRYDYIIGDWGYSQLRLKGFYRDNHPKVNRDTAISGMVDYINEYCNFGCAYFVLHKLKESPQEGTFKDILIKEVPEPGLDEDLEQEAEQVVTVKEHREPQTKGAGRDRDAAGGSGREHATKDRPVREHQSRNHRNKEGQGKKNHKEFQGRGQQGQPNNAKQNREHKDNRSNKQANQNKQDRPEKQDNQNRQDRQDNNQNKQDRQDNNQNKQDN